Below is a genomic region from Candidatus Paceibacterota bacterium.
ATCGCCAGCGGCACCAGCATTGAGCGGCTCCACGAACTCATTTCATTGATGTTCACGTAGAACCACTTCCCGATGAGGATTACCTCGCAGGGAATCGTTGGCACGTAATCCCACGGGAACAACCCCAGTAGCGCCAAGTAGAGCTTCGAAAAAGTGTTCATGCGCGGGACGCCGCCGAGGTTAAGCGCGACCTCGCGCGCCCGCAGCATGCGCGGGTCGGTAACGGGCACCCCGGCCAGCTTCAATGCCAGGTAGGCTTTGATGGTCGCATTAACCTCCGCCGGACCGCCGTAGTAGATGTTCCACCCGCCGTCAGGCAACTGCATGGACAGAATATGATTGACCGCTTTGCGTTGCCATTGGGGGTCCACCTTGCCGTTCCAATGGTGATAGGCGACCATGTCCGCAGGCAGCGTCGCATCCACAATCAACTCCCCGTGCCAGTAGCCCTCAGGTTTCTGCAAGCCCAGCAAATGCTCCTGCGACCGCTCGATCGCGGCATCCAATTCGATCTGAGGCTGAAACCCGAAATCTTGCTGCCTCGGGATTCCCTCAGCACTGCTTTCGCGGAACGATGCTACATCCACGCCTATATCCTGTGCAGTTAAGCCCGTGCTGTAAAGCGATTACTAAGTCCTGCCTGGATCCCTGGCAAAGGCAGGCCGGGCAGTCCTCTGCACACCGCAGCCCAACGCGCGGGTCGGATCGTCGGGCAGGGGACTGCCTGCAGCTCTATTGTGCCAAGGGTGCTTCCTTGCTAGCGGCTTGTCACGGCAGAGGTTCAGGATGAAAACCGGCGCGCGCGATGCCCGCAAGAACTCGACAAGCCAGGGCATCGAGGCGCGGCGGCAAATTGGCCAGGCGGCCAGCGAAGAGTTCAGCGCCAAATCCGGCCAACTCGGAGCCGGAGTCTTGCGCCTGCCAATTCTCAATAACCTGTTCGGCATCGGCGATACGGCCGGATAGTTTAAGGGCCAAGGCGCGGATCAAGTCACCAGTCCCCTGCCCTTCCTTGCGCGCCGGGATAGCCAGGATCCTGTCAAGGACCTGACGAGCGGCGGCTGGATTCTTCAGCGCAACTTGACACTGTGCGTCAAACCAATCCTCGAGCCGCTCGTCAAGGTCCTCGGGGTACGGCTTGCCCGCGCCGAGCGACTCCGGCCACTGGCGGGCAGTGTTGACTAGGCGGAGCGCATCTTCGATCGCACCTGCCTGGAGGCGTTCGACGGCAAGCATCAAGTGGGCTTCGTGAAAGAGGGCTCGGGCCTCAGTAGTGCCTTCAGCAGGCAGGAGATGAAGCGATTTAAGGAACTCCGCTGCGGCTTGATATTGGCCGGTACGAAGCAGGCCCTTGGCGCGCAGCAGGGCCAGTGAGTCGTTCGTTGGGAAGCGCCGGGCGTAATCGGAGGCGACACTTAAGGCGGCAGCCGGGTCACTATGTCTGAGGTAGTTGCGCGCCAGCATTGCACCATAGCGCCATTGAGCCGGGTCGAGCTGGGCGGCCCGCTCAAAATCCGACACAGCACTTTCCGCGATGAGTTGCGCGCGGGCGGCATAGAAAGGGGCAAAACGCGGTTCGTCGCCGCAGGCCGCAAGTAGTTTGCGGGCCTGAGGCTGTTGGCCCAGGTGCCACCTGATCAGAGCAAGGAAATAGTTGGCCTGCCAGGAGGGGCGCTGCTGCGCGGCCCACTCGAAAACAGGAATGGACTCGGGCCGGAACGGGAAGGCCAGTTCGAAGGATGCCACCCCGGCGCGGACGAGCAGGTTGGTGTCGCGCCGCAAGTACGCCAGCCAGTAAAGCACCTCAGGCGTCCGTGGCGCGAGGTCGAGAACGTTGGCGGCGTCGTTATCGAGTCCCACGCCATGATACCAAACGGCCAGTTCGAGGAAGGTTTCGTGCGGCAGTTCGTTGAGGATGAGCGCGGTGAAATCGCTGGCGGTCTTCTTGCCGCGCAGGTATTGCTCGAAACGCGCGCAGTGGTTGATGGGGTCGAATCCAAGCAGGGCGGCCAATGCGGCATCCGCCCCGGCGTGGTCGCCTCGCAATCGCTGGACGCAGGCGCATAGTTGCAGAGCTTCGAGGTTGCGGACGTTGCTATATAGACTCTCCCTGGCACTCGCGAGCGCGCGGTCATAGAGGCGCTCACGAAGGTATTCCCTGGCCAGCTCAGAGTTGGCGGCGCTGCGCCAGGCGGGCGAGAGCGCGGCAAGGCTGAAAGCTGCTTTAGCATCAGCGCAGCATCCCAGAGCGGCGCTGGCAAGGCCGATCTGGTAATTCGCACAGGGATCATAGGTATCAATGCTCAGCGCATGCCGTGCGAAACCGAGCGCCGCAGCCGAGTCGGCACGGCGATTGGCCAGGGCGGCCATTTCCACGAGTGCGGGCGCATAATTGGCATCTTGCTTCAAGCAGGCCTGAAATGACTCGGCGGCCTTGGCATAGCCGCGCTGACGCACCTCTTCCTTGCCCTTGAGATAAAGGCCGTAGACGGAGTTCCAGTCGAAGCCGGGCGGCGTGGCGATAGGTCGGTGGAGAACGTCCCCATCACCTGCGGTGTATTGCAGCCTATCGCCGCCCACGCGCACTCGCAGCGCCCTGGGCGGCGCGGCAAGCGGTACAATTTCCTCCACCGGCCGCATGGGCTTGAGGGACAGTTCTCGCGCCGCGAGCAGGCGCTCGCCATCGAACACTTCGAGTTTGTCGCGCAGCGGCCGGGCAGGCGAGATGCGGATAGTGAGGTGGTCGTCCTGGGCAGTAACATTTAGCGCACCCCAGCTACTGGCGGTGACGAAGCCCTTGGTGCCTTTCACCGGCAGCCAGTGCTCGGTCCAGGTATCCGTGGCGTAAGGCGGGAATTCGGCATGCTTGAAGGGGGTCAGCGTGCTGGAGCTATCGGCTTGGTTGAACAGGCGGCCAGACTGGACTTCGACATATTGGCCGCTGGTATCGGTCAGGAGGTCCTCCCAGATCATCCCCTCGCGGGACAGGCCCCAAATCCAAATCTTGCGGCCTGGCTTGTCACCGTAAGCCGCGCAATGTGCCATACCGAAGTCCTCGTCGTGCCAGTAACCGCCAAAGAAGTCGGCAAGCCGGCCCAGGACATGGTAGGATTTGTAGCTGCCGAAGTCATTCCGCTCATACCAAGAGAGGTTGCGTTGGCGCTTTGGTTCAATGGGCCATTCATGTACGCTACCGTCGTGACCAATGTAGTGCGTGCCGGGATGGATGAATTCGAGTTTGCCGGCCGCTCTGATGCCGACGTTCATCCAGGTGTAATACGGCTGCTCGGCGCCCGAGGAGTTGTGCCACAACGAGCGTGTGGAAAAGCAGGCTTGACCCGGCGGCAGGTTGATTTCCAATCGCCACGTCGTGCGCGTAAGCAGATCCAGCACACCGATAATACAACTGGCGCTGCCGTCGGGGTTACGGCGGGCGAGGTAATCCACCGGCGAGAAGCAGTTGGGGGTGTGGCCGATGATGCCGTAATTGGCTTCGATACCGCCGCTGGTCCAAGGTCCGCGCATTGAGATGTCGCGGAATTTTACAACGTGGTTGAAGTAGATGAAGGGCTTGCCGGTTGTCTTGTCAATCGCGGTCCAGACCTTCCCACCAACCTCGGGCAGGATAAGGATTTGCAGGTATTGATTGGAAAGTTCCACAACCTTCCACTTCTTCTGGATCGGCTTGTCGGTGAAGCCATCGTAACGGAAGTAGGGGTAGTACCGGGACATAGACGGAACGGGGTCCGGGTCGGAATAAGGGTAGGTCGTGAAGACACAATCGTATTCTCTGATTGTCGCTTTGGCACCCGCTGCCACGAAAGGCACACATAGAATCAACAGCGAAGCCACGAAGACGGGAAACCCCGAGCGAAGCTTACGGAGGAGCCCAGCGCATAAGCTAGAATTCCGTTCCATCGTCCGCGCCTTCCTGTCTTAGTTGTTCAAAAGTAAGGCTCCAGTACATTCCTGGCGACCCGGAGCGCCTGCTTCCGCCCGGCAAGCGTCTTGCCGAAGGTGTCATCTTCGACCTCAATACACACGGGGCCGTCGTAGCCGATCTCATAGAGTGCGGCCATGTACTTGGCCCAGTTGATGTCGCCCAGCCCCGGAATGCGCGGCGTATGCCATTCTTTGGGAAACGCGAAGACGCCCACCTCGTTTAGGCGCTCAGGATGTACGATCATGTCCTTGGCGTGCAGGTGGAAGAACCTGGACTTAAACTCGCGCAGCGGGCTAAGCGGGTCCATGTGCTGCAACACCAGATGCGACGGGTCGTAGTTGAGACCGAAGTTCCGGGAGGGAATATCGCTAAACATGCGCCGCCAAATGAAGGGGCTGATCGCGAGGTTCTTGCCGCCGGGCCACTCGTCGCGGGAGAAGGACATCGGGCAGTTCTCGATGCCGACCTTGACGCCATGGTCCTCGGCGAAGGCGATGATCGGCTTCCAAACCTTAAGGAACCGGGGCCAGTTCTCGTCCACCGTCCTGTTACAGTCACGGCCCACGAAGGTGTTGGCGCATTTGAGACCGAGCGCCTCGGCGGCGAGAATGACCTTTCTGAAATGGCTCACCGCAGTCCGGGAAACCACGGGGTCCGGGTCCAGCGGGTTGGGATAATATCCCAGGGCGGAAATGCTGACGCCGTGCTTCGCGCACAGGGCGTTGACGTCATCCGCCCGCACGCGAGTGAAGCCGCTAACGTCAATGTGTGTTACGCCAGCGAATCTCCGTTCGGCCTTGCCGACAGGCCAGCACATGACCTCGACGCAAGCAAATCGTTCGGCGGCGGCAAATTCGAGAACCTGGTTCAGGTTGAGTTCAGGAAGGATGGCGGTGACGAATCCGAGTTTCATATGGCGATAGTTTGATGGTTGATTTTCGGTGAATGTGCCGAATCATCAATCGGAGTGCCATGCAAAAATGCCGGGATGCGGAGCGCATTTTCAGCTTGAAAGGCGCCGGGCAACCGGCATCACTACGTGGAACGTCTATGCATGACTCGATTCACCAGCGGAATTTCCTGCAACGCACCCACTCTGCTGCCGGGGGTTTGAATAGAGTCCAGAGTCCATAGTCCAATGGTAGCGAACTACTATTATGAGAAAACTAGCATTATTGAGCTTAACCATCCTCACTTGTACGTCTCTGCTGGGCCAGGACGCCGCCAAGGCTTCCAGCGCGGCTGACAAGCTGGGCTGGCAGATGGCTATTCATGCCTACACGTTCCGCAAGTTCTCCATCTTCGAGTGCATAGACAAGACTGCCGCGCTCGGTTTGAAGTGTATGAGCCTGTCCGGCAGCGTCAGC
It encodes:
- a CDS encoding DUF5107 domain-containing protein is translated as MSRYYPYFRYDGFTDKPIQKKWKVVELSNQYLQILILPEVGGKVWTAIDKTTGKPFIYFNHVVKFRDISMRGPWTSGGIEANYGIIGHTPNCFSPVDYLARRNPDGSASCIIGVLDLLTRTTWRLEINLPPGQACFSTRSLWHNSSGAEQPYYTWMNVGIRAAGKLEFIHPGTHYIGHDGSVHEWPIEPKRQRNLSWYERNDFGSYKSYHVLGRLADFFGGYWHDEDFGMAHCAAYGDKPGRKIWIWGLSREGMIWEDLLTDTSGQYVEVQSGRLFNQADSSSTLTPFKHAEFPPYATDTWTEHWLPVKGTKGFVTASSWGALNVTAQDDHLTIRISPARPLRDKLEVFDGERLLAARELSLKPMRPVEEIVPLAAPPRALRVRVGGDRLQYTAGDGDVLHRPIATPPGFDWNSVYGLYLKGKEEVRQRGYAKAAESFQACLKQDANYAPALVEMAALANRRADSAAALGFARHALSIDTYDPCANYQIGLASAALGCCADAKAAFSLAALSPAWRSAANSELAREYLRERLYDRALASARESLYSNVRNLEALQLCACVQRLRGDHAGADAALAALLGFDPINHCARFEQYLRGKKTASDFTALILNELPHETFLELAVWYHGVGLDNDAANVLDLAPRTPEVLYWLAYLRRDTNLLVRAGVASFELAFPFRPESIPVFEWAAQQRPSWQANYFLALIRWHLGQQPQARKLLAACGDEPRFAPFYAARAQLIAESAVSDFERAAQLDPAQWRYGAMLARNYLRHSDPAAALSVASDYARRFPTNDSLALLRAKGLLRTGQYQAAAEFLKSLHLLPAEGTTEARALFHEAHLMLAVERLQAGAIEDALRLVNTARQWPESLGAGKPYPEDLDERLEDWFDAQCQVALKNPAAARQVLDRILAIPARKEGQGTGDLIRALALKLSGRIADAEQVIENWQAQDSGSELAGFGAELFAGRLANLPPRLDALACRVLAGIARAGFHPEPLP
- a CDS encoding sugar phosphate isomerase/epimerase; its protein translation is MKLGFVTAILPELNLNQVLEFAAAERFACVEVMCWPVGKAERRFAGVTHIDVSGFTRVRADDVNALCAKHGVSISALGYYPNPLDPDPVVSRTAVSHFRKVILAAEALGLKCANTFVGRDCNRTVDENWPRFLKVWKPIIAFAEDHGVKVGIENCPMSFSRDEWPGGKNLAISPFIWRRMFSDIPSRNFGLNYDPSHLVLQHMDPLSPLREFKSRFFHLHAKDMIVHPERLNEVGVFAFPKEWHTPRIPGLGDINWAKYMAALYEIGYDGPVCIEVEDDTFGKTLAGRKQALRVARNVLEPYF